The following coding sequences lie in one Bacteroidota bacterium genomic window:
- a CDS encoding virulence protein RhuM/Fic/DOC family protein produces MSEIIIYKTPDKKTEVEVRFEKETVWLTQAQMASLFNQTKQNISLHINNCFKEKELQRNSVVKESLTTAADGKKYKTKYYNLDVIISVGYRVKSIRGTQFRQWATQRLKDYLVQGYAINEKRLAEKQQQVEYLKTGIRILSRAITQQATQEDSQMLQIFAKGLELLDDFDHQQLDSKGKTIRQTVYPDVKEYLDVITRMKPAFASDVFAKPKDQSFESSVRQIAQAFGNEELYKSIEEKAATLLYLIVKNHSFVDGNKRIAAACFLYFLEKNRLLYLENKEPIISNEALAAITLFVATSKPEEMETVKQLIISILNRNI; encoded by the coding sequence ATGAGTGAAATAATCATATATAAAACCCCTGACAAGAAAACCGAAGTTGAAGTTCGGTTTGAAAAGGAAACTGTTTGGCTTACGCAGGCGCAAATGGCTTCTTTATTCAATCAAACCAAACAAAACATCAGCTTGCATATCAACAACTGCTTCAAGGAGAAGGAGTTGCAAAGAAATTCAGTTGTCAAGGAATCCTTGACAACTGCCGCAGATGGCAAAAAGTATAAAACAAAATACTATAACCTCGATGTCATAATATCCGTTGGCTATCGGGTAAAATCAATTCGGGGCACCCAATTCCGGCAATGGGCAACCCAACGATTAAAAGACTATCTTGTACAAGGCTACGCTATTAATGAAAAACGCCTGGCCGAAAAACAGCAACAGGTGGAGTACCTCAAAACAGGTATTCGCATTTTAAGCCGTGCCATTACCCAACAAGCCACCCAAGAAGACAGCCAAATGCTGCAAATTTTTGCAAAAGGGCTTGAATTGCTCGATGACTTCGACCACCAACAATTAGATTCAAAAGGCAAAACCATCCGCCAAACAGTGTACCCCGATGTAAAAGAATATCTGGATGTGATTACCAGAATGAAGCCGGCCTTTGCTTCTGATGTATTCGCCAAACCAAAAGATCAAAGTTTTGAAAGTTCGGTAAGACAAATTGCCCAAGCCTTTGGAAACGAAGAATTATACAAAAGCATCGAAGAAAAAGCAGCAACGCTGTTATATCTTATCGTAAAAAATCACTCGTTTGTTGACGGTAATAAACGCATTGCGGCAGCCTGCTTTCTGTACTTTTTGGAGAAAAACAGGCTGCTTTATTTAGAAAACAAAGAACCAATTATCAGCAATGAAGCATTGGCAGCTATTACCCTTTTTGTAGCCACCAGCAAACCCGAAGAAATGGAAACAGTGAAGCAGTTAATCATCAGTATTTTAAACAGAAATATATGA
- a CDS encoding GxxExxY protein yields the protein MINKQYKYSELTSKIIGCAMAVHRALGNGFQEVIYQRALEIEMADNGISFSREYEMPIYYKHQKIGTRRVDFLVEGVVSVELKAIIKLEDVHFAQAINYLEAYDLEVGLLINFGAKSLEFKRLLNSKFKQKNQGNPKININQSSDN from the coding sequence ATGATTAACAAGCAATACAAATATTCAGAGCTGACATCCAAGATCATTGGTTGTGCTATGGCAGTGCATCGTGCGTTGGGCAATGGATTTCAGGAGGTTATCTATCAAAGAGCATTAGAAATCGAAATGGCAGATAACGGGATTTCTTTTTCCCGAGAGTATGAGATGCCCATTTATTATAAGCATCAAAAGATAGGAACTCGAAGGGTAGATTTTCTGGTGGAAGGCGTAGTATCGGTCGAATTGAAAGCCATCATCAAACTGGAAGATGTTCATTTTGCCCAAGCTATCAATTACTTGGAAGCCTATGACCTTGAAGTAGGTTTACTTATCAATTTTGGAGCAAAAAGTTTAGAGTTCAAAAGACTGCTCAACAGCAAATTTAAGCAGAAAAATCAGGGTAATCCCAAAATCAATATAAATCAGAGTTCAGACAATTGA
- a CDS encoding type I restriction endonuclease subunit R: MTWEYSEDKLIEQTAIDLFFNRLGWDTLLSYNKESFGEGSTLGRLNKKEVVLKKIFLEKLKQFNPNLPEQAYNQAYEKLIEESITRSLAEINYEKYQLLRNGIPVDFINEKGEQVKNKTLRVFDFDNAENNNFLAVRQLWIQGKSNRERRPDIIGFVNGIPLLFIELKAAHRKLENAYNDNFTDYKDVIPKLFYYNAFVILSNGIESRIGSVTGKYQHFHEWKRITEEDEGIVALDRIIVGVCEKKRFLDLFENFILFDNSLGKVVKLIARNHQFIGVNKAIENIKHKEELYRQGKISLEEKQKLGVFWHTQGSGKSYSMVFFCQKIHHKFTGSYTFLIVTDRNELDTQIYGTFSGVGAVPVVRAGATDSLRANSGKHLKELLSSEHRYLFTLIHKFNFEEEITKRDNIIVISDEAHRTQGGQLAMNLRNALPNASFIGFTGTPLFKDDEITKRIFGDYVSRYDFKRSVDDGATVPLYYENRGEYLGLKNPVINEQIRAVIDAESEDLDSDQRSRVEQLFAREYPILTAKKRLDAIAKDVVWHFCNRGYKGKGMFIALDKLTAVRMYDLITGHWKKYVEQLEKEVAKGKYGDQELLEKSRELQWIEETEICVVVSPEQNEIQKFQKWDLDIEPHREKMNTQDLETRFKDENDPFRFVIVCAMWITGFDVPTLSTLYLDKPLKSHTLMQAIARANRISEGKNNGLIVDYIETYTALLDALAIYGSGGEDGEGGGGKKPEPPVKPKEELIKQLEEALEATEVFLQDEVNFDLQELIKADGLHKLAAMEKAVNAVYTNDETKRKFQILAREVFKIYKALQPDKVLNQYAPRKNAIDVIYTAIEDNIESADVAELMRKIQNVVDESIENMVAEPGHNEEKIIDLSGLDFDLLEQYFLKTKNKNAAVQSLKDKVEKQLKRMVERNPLTVDYYKRYQEIIEEYNRGKDEVVIKETFRKLIELVNSYSEEEADTKREGLTDEQKAIFDILRHGKKLSEKEKNEIKKISIELLEELKQEKLKVEQWADKSVTAAAVFNTVSKTLFETLPYPTYQTDDIDLKTNLVYEHLKHQYFGGGMSIYGRY, from the coding sequence ATGACCTGGGAATACTCAGAAGATAAGTTAATAGAGCAAACAGCGATTGATTTATTTTTCAATCGGTTGGGTTGGGATACGCTATTGTCATACAACAAAGAGAGCTTTGGCGAAGGCAGCACATTGGGCAGACTGAATAAAAAAGAAGTTGTGCTCAAAAAGATATTTCTTGAAAAGCTTAAACAGTTCAATCCCAATCTGCCCGAACAAGCCTACAACCAGGCATACGAAAAACTGATTGAAGAAAGCATCACCAGGTCATTGGCAGAAATCAATTACGAAAAATACCAATTGCTGCGTAATGGTATTCCAGTTGACTTTATCAATGAAAAAGGCGAGCAGGTTAAGAACAAAACACTCAGGGTTTTTGATTTTGACAATGCAGAAAATAACAACTTTCTGGCTGTTCGCCAGTTATGGATTCAGGGCAAAAGCAACCGTGAACGCAGACCTGATATTATCGGCTTTGTAAATGGTATTCCGCTTCTGTTCATAGAACTGAAAGCAGCCCACCGAAAATTAGAAAACGCTTACAACGATAATTTCACCGATTACAAAGACGTAATACCCAAACTCTTTTACTACAATGCTTTTGTGATTTTGAGCAATGGAATCGAAAGCCGCATTGGAAGTGTTACAGGCAAGTATCAGCATTTCCACGAATGGAAACGCATCACAGAGGAAGACGAAGGCATTGTTGCATTGGATAGAATAATTGTAGGCGTTTGCGAGAAGAAACGCTTTTTAGATTTGTTTGAGAACTTCATTCTGTTTGATAATTCCTTGGGCAAAGTAGTAAAACTAATTGCCCGAAACCATCAGTTTATTGGTGTTAACAAGGCGATTGAAAACATTAAGCACAAGGAGGAACTCTACCGGCAAGGAAAAATCAGTTTAGAGGAAAAACAAAAACTGGGAGTGTTTTGGCATACACAGGGAAGCGGAAAATCGTATTCGATGGTTTTCTTCTGCCAGAAAATTCACCACAAGTTTACAGGCAGTTATACTTTTTTAATAGTAACCGACCGTAACGAATTGGACACACAGATTTATGGTACCTTTAGTGGTGTGGGTGCAGTACCGGTTGTTCGTGCAGGGGCAACAGATTCATTGAGAGCCAACAGCGGAAAGCATTTGAAAGAATTGCTCAGCTCAGAACACCGCTATTTGTTTACGCTTATTCACAAATTCAATTTTGAAGAAGAAATTACCAAGCGGGATAACATCATTGTCATTTCTGACGAAGCTCATCGAACACAAGGCGGTCAATTAGCAATGAATTTGCGTAATGCTTTGCCAAACGCTTCATTTATCGGCTTTACAGGCACACCACTTTTCAAAGACGATGAAATAACCAAGCGGATTTTCGGTGATTATGTTTCTCGTTACGACTTCAAACGAAGTGTGGATGATGGAGCAACCGTTCCACTTTACTATGAAAACAGAGGCGAATATTTGGGTTTGAAAAATCCTGTAATCAATGAGCAAATAAGAGCCGTAATAGATGCCGAAAGCGAAGATTTGGACAGCGATCAACGCAGCAGGGTCGAACAGCTATTTGCACGGGAATATCCGATACTTACAGCAAAGAAACGATTAGATGCCATTGCAAAAGATGTTGTTTGGCATTTCTGCAACCGTGGCTACAAAGGCAAAGGAATGTTTATCGCATTGGATAAACTTACTGCCGTTAGAATGTATGATTTGATTACCGGGCATTGGAAAAAATATGTGGAGCAATTGGAAAAAGAGGTTGCCAAAGGAAAATATGGCGACCAGGAGTTATTAGAAAAGAGTCGTGAACTGCAATGGATAGAGGAAACGGAAATTTGTGTGGTAGTGAGTCCGGAACAAAACGAAATACAAAAGTTTCAGAAATGGGATTTAGACATTGAGCCACACCGAGAGAAAATGAACACCCAAGACCTTGAAACAAGGTTTAAAGATGAAAATGACCCTTTCCGTTTTGTGATAGTTTGTGCCATGTGGATCACGGGTTTTGACGTGCCTACCCTTTCCACTTTGTATTTAGACAAGCCGTTGAAGTCGCATACTTTGATGCAGGCCATTGCAAGAGCCAACCGAATCAGCGAAGGAAAAAATAATGGTTTGATTGTGGACTACATTGAAACTTACACTGCCTTGTTGGATGCATTAGCAATTTATGGTTCAGGTGGTGAAGATGGCGAAGGCGGTGGAGGCAAAAAACCAGAGCCACCCGTAAAGCCAAAAGAAGAACTCATCAAACAATTGGAAGAAGCATTAGAAGCGACTGAAGTCTTTCTGCAAGATGAGGTGAATTTCGATTTACAGGAACTCATTAAGGCAGACGGTTTACACAAATTGGCTGCCATGGAAAAAGCCGTAAACGCTGTTTACACCAATGACGAAACCAAACGTAAATTTCAGATTTTAGCAAGAGAGGTTTTTAAGATATACAAAGCCCTGCAACCGGACAAGGTTCTAAATCAATATGCTCCGAGAAAGAACGCCATTGATGTAATCTACACCGCTATTGAAGACAATATTGAAAGTGCTGACGTTGCCGAGCTAATGCGAAAAATTCAGAATGTGGTTGATGAATCCATAGAAAATATGGTTGCAGAACCCGGACACAATGAAGAAAAAATCATTGACCTAAGCGGATTGGACTTTGATTTGTTGGAACAATACTTCTTAAAGACAAAAAATAAAAATGCAGCCGTTCAATCACTTAAAGACAAAGTTGAAAAGCAATTGAAACGAATGGTAGAACGCAACCCTTTGACCGTTGACTATTACAAACGCTATCAGGAAATTATTGAAGAATATAACAGAGGCAAAGACGAAGTTGTAATTAAGGAAACTTTTAGAAAATTGATTGAACTCGTAAACTCCTATTCTGAAGAAGAAGCCGACACCAAACGAGAAGGATTGACAGACGAGCAAAAAGCCATTTTCGACATTCTTAGACACGGTAAAAAGTTATCCGAAAAAGAGAAAAACGAAATCAAGAAAATCTCTATTGAGCTACTTGAAGAACTGAAACAAGAAAAATTGAAAGTTGAGCAATGGGCTGACAAATCAGTAACAGCAGCAGCAGTTTTTAATACTGTTAGTAAGACTTTGTTTGAAACTTTGCCCTACCCGACTTATCAGACAGACGACATTGACTTAAAAACGAACTTAGTATATGAACATTTAAAACATCAATATTTTGGAGGAGGAATGAGTATTTACGGACGATATTAG
- a CDS encoding transposase: MKKYDQKLKERVIADYLSGGGTYRHLQAKYGISFQIIHQWVQDFKGKGTKSLKPSKQADVKPMEDLPKEVKLLQHELRQARLYNKLLEALVDIGKEQYGIDLRKKHGTKQS; the protein is encoded by the coding sequence ATGAAAAAGTACGATCAAAAATTAAAGGAACGGGTAATAGCAGATTACCTGTCGGGCGGTGGCACTTACCGCCATTTGCAAGCCAAGTATGGCATCAGTTTCCAAATCATACATCAATGGGTTCAGGATTTTAAGGGCAAGGGCACCAAATCTCTGAAGCCGTCCAAACAAGCGGATGTAAAGCCTATGGAGGATTTACCTAAGGAGGTAAAGCTATTGCAGCATGAACTGCGGCAGGCAAGGCTTTACAACAAGCTGTTGGAGGCGTTGGTGGATATTGGCAAGGAGCAATACGGCATTGACCTGCGAAAAAAGCATGGCACCAAGCAGTCTTGA
- a CDS encoding pirin family protein, with protein MTIKKIEQLVAPPPVHFVGDGFRVHNFIPSMPGLDMRRMDPFLMLDYNSKHYFPPTDRPRGVSVHPHKGFETVTIAYKGRIAHHDSSGGGGTIGEGEVQWMTAGAGVLHKEYHEASFARAGGYFHMAQLWVNLPAENKLTPPKYQHITRERIKSVDLPGQGYALLIAGEYLGQKGPASTFSPVLFMNVFLDEHQSTSLHFTEGYTSALLVVEGSILINGNTTVPTDHFVLLERAGDHITMEAKSKATILVMSGQPLNEPIAAQGPFVMNNRTQLVEAYEEFRSGKFGYLEE; from the coding sequence ATGACGATAAAAAAGATTGAACAATTGGTAGCACCGCCTCCCGTGCATTTTGTCGGCGATGGATTCAGGGTGCACAACTTTATTCCGTCGATGCCCGGCCTCGACATGCGCCGGATGGATCCGTTTCTGATGCTGGATTACAATTCGAAACATTATTTTCCGCCCACCGATCGTCCGCGCGGGGTAAGCGTGCATCCGCACAAGGGTTTCGAAACTGTGACCATAGCCTACAAAGGCCGTATAGCGCACCACGACAGCAGCGGAGGCGGAGGCACCATTGGCGAAGGTGAGGTTCAATGGATGACCGCCGGAGCAGGTGTGTTGCACAAAGAATACCACGAAGCTTCATTTGCAAGGGCCGGGGGATACTTTCACATGGCCCAGCTTTGGGTCAACCTGCCGGCCGAAAACAAACTTACACCTCCTAAATACCAACATATTACCCGCGAGCGCATCAAAAGCGTGGATCTGCCAGGCCAGGGATATGCCTTACTGATTGCAGGCGAATACCTTGGCCAAAAAGGTCCGGCCAGCACCTTTTCCCCCGTGCTGTTTATGAATGTATTCCTGGATGAGCACCAAAGCACCAGCCTGCACTTCACCGAAGGATATACCTCTGCCCTGCTCGTGGTGGAGGGCAGCATCCTTATCAATGGCAACACAACTGTGCCTACCGACCATTTTGTTTTGCTAGAACGTGCAGGCGACCACATCACAATGGAAGCCAAAAGCAAGGCAACTATCCTGGTAATGTCCGGCCAGCCCCTCAACGAACCCATCGCAGCTCAGGGACCTTTTGTGATGAACAACCGCACCCAGCTCGTGGAGGCTTACGAAGAATTCCGCAGCGGGAAATTCGGATACCTCGAAGAATAA
- a CDS encoding IS3 family transposase produces MEQQEPDRVTGLCCSLLGYSRQAYYQYQKQQEKEAFQAELIVQEVLRHRKLQKRIGGRKLFGMMDSFLQQHTISMGRDAFFDVLREYGLLVRVRRRKAKTTDSDHPYRKYPNLIKEFIPIAANQLWVCDITYIVIGDGFGYLSLITDAFSRKIVGFCLHKTLSAKGTTLALKQALKNNPNTKGLIHHSDRGVQYCCHEYVEILKKNRIKISMTENGDPLQNAIAERVNGILKTELLEESFQSFAHAQEAVAIAISTYNHLRPHSSIGNLTPFEAHSLNNGTMPKRLWKNYYQPKQKQVDMEEV; encoded by the coding sequence GTGGAGCAGCAGGAGCCTGACCGGGTAACCGGTTTGTGTTGCTCATTGCTTGGTTACAGCAGGCAAGCCTATTATCAGTACCAAAAACAACAGGAAAAAGAGGCGTTTCAAGCGGAACTGATTGTGCAGGAAGTGCTTCGCCACCGAAAGCTGCAAAAGCGAATTGGAGGCAGGAAACTCTTTGGTATGATGGACAGTTTCCTCCAGCAACACACCATCAGTATGGGCAGAGATGCCTTCTTTGATGTGTTGCGGGAGTATGGTTTGCTGGTTCGCGTTCGCAGAAGGAAAGCCAAAACCACTGATAGCGACCACCCTTACCGAAAGTATCCCAACCTGATAAAAGAGTTCATTCCCATTGCTGCCAACCAACTGTGGGTGTGTGATATCACCTACATTGTTATTGGCGATGGCTTTGGCTATCTGAGCTTGATTACAGATGCCTTCAGTCGAAAGATTGTGGGATTTTGCCTTCATAAAACCCTATCGGCAAAAGGCACTACTTTGGCACTGAAACAGGCACTGAAAAACAATCCAAACACCAAAGGTTTAATCCACCACAGCGATAGAGGCGTGCAATACTGCTGCCATGAGTATGTGGAAATACTGAAAAAAAACCGCATCAAAATATCCATGACTGAGAATGGCGACCCGCTGCAAAACGCCATTGCCGAAAGGGTAAACGGCATACTGAAAACAGAATTGCTGGAAGAAAGCTTCCAATCCTTTGCACATGCTCAAGAAGCGGTAGCTATTGCCATCAGCACCTACAACCATCTTCGCCCACACAGCAGCATAGGCAACCTAACGCCTTTTGAGGCTCATTCCCTCAACAATGGTACAATGCCAAAACGCTTGTGGAAGAACTATTATCAACCTAAACAAAAGCAAGTGGATATGGAAGAGGTTTAG
- a CDS encoding T9SS type A sorting domain-containing protein produces MKNLYRFMAVLAATGCLQLHAQLPPGPLPLSSADSLKLISLPEWPFDPSSRRISLPAVVDNSATPYMRPLIAQVGLECGQASSIGIMFTYEINAKRKVPGNLPENQYATHFTYNFLNNGSNAGISYYESFEVVKYAGNPSVATYGGMASGGPSRWMDGYGNYLAAMKNRIENVYSIKTNTLEGLQKVKHWIYDHGAGSENGGMVSFYSQFTNPPNVFPAGVPEAGKHVITWWGSNPDHAMTIVGYNDSIRWDYNGDGQYTNHIDLNGDGIIDVRDWEIGGFKMANTYGSISGWGDQGFSYMMYKTVADATGNGGIWNNQVVLAEVKENYIPAITAKVGLTYPCRNKLKIMAGVSLDPMATAPEYSLNYPMFDFQGGCHPMQGNGASSTIEIGLDLTPLLRYVPTGTQAKYYLTVIEDDPGNGHSGTINYFSLIDYTGQTPVETAYPQTNIPIQNNTFTHLPLAATINYPEVTIDTSAIPPVNLYVPQQIQLLAEGGQAPYYWYKLYDVAVQHDQQLFSMTGGTPLQVNGNVSGYAELDLPFEFPFYGGRYQKIYPTVDGFIMFEPSLLPWPYYFAGRSYLIQNKIIAPALSKPFQITAGTDGIWAEVFEDYAIVRWRLSVYGQSGNGQVQMAARLHSDGRVEFFYGNFDVASFVGRFAGISAGDGVNYQLIHGPGFFTPIPQQHTLFVPHLQNHHIKISKQGQLEIMLEDYTDSLSVRVLVSDQNGISDVKTLSLFPTGMVINYDLMAGDDQQIDFGETVTLNIGLTNANPFPVNGGQLSLQLEDPFVSTSSGGIALPPVAPGESVSLPSAFVFDVSMQVPDQHRFLATLSCVTFDGTWTRPVWLTAFAPNFVIPSIQVDDGQNGILEPGETATLIVNLQNAGHAPLNNVAFQLLTQDQYLNIIEGAFFAEQVQPGQTLPLAFTVNLSAETPQQHMIEFLLQLQSDMGYQRQLSFPLMTSVAVENFESGGFGSFAWEMAGQAPWTISTQQPWEGNYCARSGAIPHSAFSELKLNYNVAYADSITFYYKVSSENNYDYLKFYIGAVQKAQWSGEKPWTRATFPVASGINTFRWRYEKDNSVVAGSDCAWLDYIVLPVRTVFTSIDEPQQLSLKIYPNPAGQYLHVEFEGEPNTGWHFMLLDAGGRLIRQWHSWQGAAQKFSFSLDGLASGNYHLIYSNGKAAYTRTIVKF; encoded by the coding sequence ATGAAGAATCTTTACCGTTTCATGGCAGTATTGGCAGCTACCGGATGCCTGCAGCTTCATGCGCAACTGCCGCCTGGCCCACTACCCCTGAGTAGTGCCGATTCGCTCAAACTGATTTCGTTACCCGAATGGCCATTCGATCCCTCATCCCGCAGGATAAGTTTGCCAGCGGTGGTGGACAATTCCGCAACGCCCTACATGCGTCCGCTCATTGCCCAGGTGGGCCTGGAATGTGGTCAGGCGTCGAGCATTGGCATCATGTTTACATACGAAATCAATGCCAAGCGCAAGGTTCCGGGAAATTTGCCTGAAAACCAATATGCTACACATTTCACCTATAATTTTCTGAATAACGGAAGCAATGCCGGCATCAGCTATTACGAGTCGTTCGAGGTTGTGAAATATGCCGGCAATCCCTCGGTGGCCACTTATGGTGGCATGGCCAGTGGTGGCCCGTCGCGCTGGATGGATGGTTATGGCAACTACCTGGCTGCGATGAAAAACCGCATCGAAAATGTGTACAGCATAAAAACCAATACCCTCGAAGGCTTGCAAAAGGTGAAGCACTGGATTTACGATCACGGTGCAGGTTCGGAAAACGGCGGCATGGTGAGCTTTTATTCGCAGTTTACCAACCCTCCGAACGTTTTTCCGGCCGGGGTGCCCGAGGCAGGAAAACACGTGATCACCTGGTGGGGCAGCAATCCCGACCACGCCATGACCATTGTGGGCTACAACGACTCCATCCGCTGGGACTACAACGGCGATGGCCAATACACCAACCATATTGACCTGAATGGCGACGGCATCATCGATGTGCGCGACTGGGAGATCGGCGGATTCAAAATGGCCAATACCTACGGCAGCATCAGCGGCTGGGGCGACCAGGGCTTTTCGTACATGATGTACAAAACCGTTGCCGACGCCACGGGCAACGGCGGCATCTGGAACAACCAGGTGGTGCTGGCCGAAGTGAAAGAAAACTACATACCAGCCATCACGGCAAAAGTCGGTTTGACCTATCCTTGCCGTAACAAGCTGAAAATCATGGCAGGTGTTTCGCTCGACCCTATGGCAACCGCTCCGGAATACAGCCTGAACTATCCTATGTTCGACTTCCAGGGAGGCTGCCATCCCATGCAGGGCAATGGGGCTTCGTCCACCATCGAAATTGGCCTCGACCTTACGCCATTGCTGCGGTACGTGCCCACAGGTACACAGGCAAAATATTATCTGACTGTGATAGAAGACGATCCGGGCAATGGCCACAGTGGAACCATCAATTACTTTTCGCTGATCGACTATACAGGTCAGACGCCCGTTGAGACTGCCTATCCTCAAACCAATATTCCGATTCAGAACAATACGTTTACCCATTTACCACTTGCTGCCACCATCAACTATCCTGAGGTGACAATCGACACCTCAGCCATTCCACCCGTAAACCTTTATGTGCCTCAACAAATTCAGCTCCTGGCAGAGGGTGGCCAGGCACCATATTATTGGTACAAACTCTATGACGTCGCTGTGCAGCACGACCAGCAGTTGTTTTCCATGACCGGAGGCACGCCCTTGCAGGTAAACGGCAATGTGTCGGGCTATGCCGAGCTGGATCTGCCTTTTGAGTTTCCTTTCTATGGCGGGCGCTACCAAAAGATATATCCCACCGTGGATGGATTCATTATGTTCGAACCTTCGCTTTTGCCGTGGCCGTATTATTTTGCCGGCCGAAGCTATCTGATTCAGAATAAGATCATTGCGCCAGCTCTGTCCAAGCCTTTTCAGATTACCGCGGGCACGGATGGCATCTGGGCTGAAGTATTCGAAGATTATGCGATTGTCCGCTGGAGGTTGTCGGTGTACGGACAGTCGGGCAACGGTCAGGTGCAGATGGCAGCCAGATTGCATAGCGATGGACGTGTTGAGTTTTTCTATGGCAATTTCGATGTGGCCTCTTTCGTTGGGAGGTTTGCCGGCATTTCGGCAGGCGATGGTGTCAATTATCAGCTCATTCATGGGCCGGGATTTTTCACCCCCATTCCGCAGCAACATACTTTGTTTGTTCCACATTTACAGAACCATCACATTAAAATCAGCAAACAGGGCCAGCTCGAGATCATGCTCGAAGATTATACCGACAGCCTGTCGGTGCGTGTGCTGGTGAGCGACCAGAATGGCATAAGCGATGTCAAAACCCTGAGCCTCTTCCCGACGGGAATGGTCATCAATTACGACCTCATGGCAGGCGATGACCAGCAGATTGACTTTGGAGAAACGGTGACCTTGAATATCGGATTGACCAATGCCAATCCGTTTCCCGTTAATGGCGGACAGCTTAGCCTTCAACTCGAAGACCCGTTTGTATCCACGAGCTCAGGCGGTATTGCGCTCCCACCGGTAGCGCCCGGTGAGTCGGTCAGTTTGCCCTCCGCCTTCGTGTTCGATGTGTCTATGCAGGTGCCCGACCAGCATCGTTTTCTGGCCACGCTCAGCTGTGTTACCTTCGATGGAACGTGGACAAGGCCAGTCTGGCTGACAGCATTTGCCCCAAACTTCGTTATTCCATCCATTCAGGTGGACGATGGGCAGAATGGCATCCTCGAACCAGGAGAGACAGCAACCCTGATTGTGAACCTGCAGAATGCCGGGCATGCACCTTTAAATAATGTAGCTTTTCAGTTGCTTACCCAGGATCAATATCTGAATATCATCGAGGGGGCATTTTTTGCAGAACAGGTGCAGCCGGGTCAAACCCTGCCGCTTGCATTCACTGTAAATCTGAGTGCTGAGACACCTCAGCAACACATGATTGAATTTTTGCTTCAGCTGCAGAGCGACATGGGCTACCAGCGTCAGCTGAGTTTTCCGCTTATGACCAGTGTGGCGGTCGAAAACTTCGAAAGCGGCGGCTTCGGCAGTTTTGCCTGGGAGATGGCAGGCCAGGCTCCCTGGACCATCAGCACACAACAACCCTGGGAAGGCAACTACTGTGCCCGTTCAGGTGCCATCCCTCACAGCGCCTTCAGCGAGCTGAAGCTCAATTACAATGTGGCCTACGCCGACTCCATCACCTTTTATTATAAGGTGTCGTCCGAAAACAATTACGACTACCTGAAGTTCTACATCGGCGCGGTGCAGAAAGCCCAATGGTCAGGCGAAAAGCCCTGGACACGAGCCACTTTTCCTGTAGCCTCAGGTATCAACACTTTCCGCTGGCGATATGAAAAAGATAACAGCGTGGTGGCTGGATCCGACTGCGCCTGGCTTGACTATATCGTATTACCGGTACGTACCGTATTCACCTCTATTGATGAGCCGCAGCAACTTTCTCTGAAAATCTACCCAAATCCGGCGGGTCAGTATCTTCATGTCGAGTTTGAGGGAGAACCCAACACTGGCTGGCATTTCATGCTCCTCGATGCAGGTGGCCGGCTCATCCGGCAATGGCATTCCTGGCAGGGCGCAGCCCAAAAATTCTCATTTTCGCTCGATGGACTCGCAAGTGGCAATTACCACCTGATCTATTCCAATGGAAAAGCAGCATACACCCGAACCATTGTCAAATTCTGA
- a CDS encoding YceI family protein gives MSKTIWTIDPSHSEITFKVKHLMITNVKGEFRKFSGSVETIGDDFTSARAEVEIETASIFTNNDDRDNHLRSADFFDAANFPVIKFTSTSLQPASDGDYELKGTLSMHGVEKEISLKAEFGGINKDPWGRHKAGFSISGSINRKDWGLNWNAALETGGVLVGEEVKVFAEVQFVKA, from the coding sequence ATGAGCAAAACTATCTGGACCATCGATCCATCGCACAGCGAAATCACCTTCAAGGTGAAACATTTGATGATTACCAATGTCAAAGGCGAATTCCGCAAGTTCAGCGGCAGCGTCGAAACCATCGGCGACGATTTCACTTCTGCCAGGGCTGAAGTTGAAATCGAGACTGCCTCTATCTTTACCAACAACGACGACCGCGACAACCACCTTCGCAGCGCCGACTTCTTTGATGCAGCCAACTTCCCGGTGATTAAGTTTACCTCCACCTCGCTGCAGCCTGCATCCGACGGAGATTACGAACTGAAAGGCACGCTGAGCATGCATGGGGTGGAAAAGGAAATCAGCCTGAAGGCAGAGTTTGGCGGCATTAACAAAGACCCCTGGGGACGACACAAAGCAGGTTTCTCCATCTCAGGAAGCATCAACCGTAAGGACTGGGGGCTCAACTGGAACGCGGCGCTCGAAACCGGTGGTGTGCTGGTTGGCGAAGAGGTCAAAGTGTTTGCTGAAGTGCAATTTGTAAAGGCCTGA